A DNA window from Synchiropus splendidus isolate RoL2022-P1 chromosome 2, RoL_Sspl_1.0, whole genome shotgun sequence contains the following coding sequences:
- the LOC128753783 gene encoding TBC1 domain family member 24-like: MINVLGTVEFSHDLDMTPVAGGRSRQRSHSYYNAEDVKNYGLQTQTKDPILRPRSRSFYSYETSEDYSDFDAGNFTSSNPSGQKVNSTLQNQASRKERKTKQKKNSPSRELDGSRGSLKSVSMMTISESDNWEICSSSGMKYGQFVDWEKIDPEAAMRYQEILQSGHHQLKSMARKGFWATPHTLRAKAYYHIIHGIHSSAVTPERDVYYELSKRLFGEKKLSSHPVPDYMEAGEIPRYCLNKAGLNSAKKILLSLGNYFPDMNFCPILPALVSLILHFSQDEAECFHSVSRLICFKDPNKRYIDQTFLTYRASCMTFGDLANRCCRGIRKLIASSHQNLFEFYSDWIMWIFAELPFTYAIRVLDVYLLEGYKVLYRVALALLSLYKVSVSSRVADVQDFRTDMIRFVQNVARHCSAETLLEKAFMIPMATRQELNLLFNANRSSLMQKGVSSHQKRQSVDSVDFNNFSSTVVTGTEMRVVWAWIPERFALFSPIKIFSKAEHGGCLASFYSHVEGHEPAVVVVKTTDEEVFGAFISTDLSERHKHDSEELQYFGTGECFVFTLRPSMERYQQAMVNIMTRGASPQQVNGSSCQTTGATLTCPAGTPQNPSYLTIPFTGPAEEILTAKQPKRTKEQRASKFIAGDDRQLLIGGDGGCALCLHEDLEAGYSQQCSTFKNTPLCKGPFKIQAVEVWGIQNSISLSQCLSTQN; encoded by the exons ATGATCAACGTTTTAGGAACAGTTGAGTTCTCCCATGACTTGGACATGACGCCAGTAGCAGGAGGACGCAGCAGACAGAGGTCCCACTCCTACTATAATGCCGAAGACGTTAAGAATTATGGTTTGCAGACACAGACCAAGGATCCAATTCTAAGACCTCGCTCCAG GTCTTTCTACAGTTACGAAACATCAGAGGATTACTCTGACTTTGATGCAGGCAACTTCACAAGTTCAAATCCGTCAGGTCAAAAGGTGAACTCCACTTTGCAGAATCAGGCGTccagaaaagaaaggaaaacaaaacaaaaaaagaactcaCCCTCAAGAGAACTAGATG GCAGTAGAGGCAGCCTGAAGTCAGTATCCATGATGACTATTTCGGAGTCGGACAACTGGGAGATCTGCTCCAGCTCAGGGATGAAGTACGGCCAGTTTGTCGACTGGGAGAAGATCGACCCTGAAGCTGCTATGAGATATCAGGAGATTCTACAGAGTGGCCATCATCAACTGAAATCTATGGCCCGTAAAGGATTCTGGGCTACGCCACATACACTGCGAGCCAAAGCTTACTACCATATCATCCATGGGATTCACTCCAG CGCTGTGACTCCGGAGAGAGATGTCTACTATGAACTGTCCAAAAGGCTTTTTGGGGAGAAAAAACTAAGCTCACATCCGGTCCCGGACTACATGGAGGCCGGTGAAATACCCAG GTACTGTCTTAACAAAGCTGGTCTAAACTCCGCCAAAAAGATCCTCCTCTCTCTTGGCAACTACTTCCCCGACATGAACTTCTGCCCCATCCTCCCAGCTCTGGTCTCCCTCATTTTGCACTTCAGCCAAGATGAAGCCGAGTGCTTCCACAGCGTTTCAAGACTTATCTGTTTCAAAGACCCGAACAAGCGTTACATTGACCAGACCTTTCTTACGTACCGCGCTTCCTGCATGACCTTCGGAGACCTTGCCAACAGGTGCTGCAGGGGTATCCGCAAACTGATCGCCAGCTCGCACCAAAATCTTTTTGAGTTTTACTCCGACTGGATCATGTGGATATTTGCGGAGCTGCCTTTTACGTATGCCATCCGAGTGCTTGATGTGTATCTGCTGGAGGGCTACAAGGTTCTTTACAG GGTTGCCTTGGCTTTGTTAAGTCTCTACAAAGTATCCGTGTCTTCACGTGTGGCAGACGTACAAGACTTCCGAACAGACATGATACGATTCGTGCAGAATGTTGCCCGCCACTGTTCAGCGGAGACTCTTCTAGAGAAGGCCTTCATGATCCCAATGGCCACCAGGCAGGAGCTCAACCTTCTGTTTAACGCCAATAGGAGTTCGCTCATGCAAAAAGGAGTCAGTAGCCACCAGAAGAG GCAGTCAGTGGACTCGGTTGACTTCAACAACTTCAGTTCCACGGTTGTGACTGGCACAGAGATGAGAGTGGTCTGGGCGTGGATACCTGAGCGCTTTGCCCTCTTCAGTCCCATCAAGATCTTCAGCAAAGCCGAGCATGGAGGGTGTCTGGCGTC GTTTTACTCCCACGTGGAGGGACATGAACCTGCAGTAGTAGTTGTGAAAACTACTGATGAAGAG GTGTTTGGTGCCTTCATATCGACTGATCTGAGCGAAAGACACAAGCATGACAGTGAAGAGCTGCAATATTTTGGAACCggggaatgttttgttttcacg CTGCGACCCAGTATGGAGCGCTATCAGCAAGCAATGGTAAACATCATGACAAGAGGAGCTTCGCCGCAGCAAGTCAACGGCAGCAGCTGCCAAACTACTGGGGCCACTCTGACATGTCCGGCCGGGACCCCTCAAAACCCCAGCTACCTGACAATCCCATTCACTGGCCCTGCAGAGGAAATTCTGACAGCCAAACAGCCAAAGAGAACTAAAGAACAGAGGGCATCCAAGTTCATAGCCGGAGATGACCGGCAGCTTCTCATTG GTGGTGACGGTGGCTGTGCGCTGTGCTTGCATGAAGATCTGGAGGCAGGATACAGTCAACAATGCAGCACGTTTAAAAATACCCCTCTCTGCAAGGGGCCCTTTAAGATCCAGGCTGTGGAAGTTTGGGGCATCCAGAATTCTATTTCACTGTCACAATGTCTCTCCACGCAAAATTAA